AAATGACGATATTACAAAACAATTGCAAAAAACGATTGATTCCTTACTTAATAATATAAAATAAGGTTTGTTTGTGTATACAAATGCATTTAATATTTTTTTATCTAACATAGGGATATTATGGTAGTAGAAAAATTTTCACAAAATGTGATAAATAGTGGTATTTTTAGATTGTATATTGCCACTGGCTTTTTCGCTACATTGATATTTTTTGTTGTGAATGCTGATTTATATACACCAATGGAAATGATTTTTGGAATTATAGGAGTTACTGTAATTTTAAAAGGAGTCTCAAATATGATGTTATCACTTATTATTTTACTTTTCAATTTAGATAACAAAAGAGATGAATTAAACTTTAAATACAATGAAGAAAAAATTGATGCTATGCTTGCAGAGTTAGGTGTGCAAGATGCTCAAAATGTAAATAGTCAACCAAATTAAGGAACTTAAATGAATATTTCATCAATTACTGATTCTCTTGGCTCTATTGCTAAAAACAATGTTAATCCAGTAAATAAAGCAGATGATAAAACTTTTGATAATATGTTAAAAGATGCAATATCAGAAGTTAATGATTCTCAAGTACAAGGGTATAAAGCTATGGAAGGTATTGCAACTGGCAATGTTAAAAACTTACAAGAAGCAGTACAGAAAATAGAAGAGGCAGAACTTTCTTTGAAACTTGCATTAGAAGTGAAAAATAAAGCTCTTAATGCATATAAAGAAGTTATGCGAATGCAAGCATAGGTTTAGGAGAGAATCATGGGCTTTTTTGATGGTTATAATATAGCAACTTCTGGAATGAGCGCTCAAAGAACGCGAATAAATGTAGTAAGTGCAAATATTGCAAATGCAAAAACGACACATACCCAAGACGGTACTCCATATAAAAAACAGAATGTTGTTTTTGAAGAAATACTTTTACAAGAATCAAAAAAAACTTCTACTAATGAAACAGAACTAAATAAAAACTCTGATATTTCTTTAAGGGGAGTGGGAGTAAAATCTATAGTAGAAGATGATGCAAAACCAGTTATGAGATTTGAGCCATCACATCCCGATGCAAATGAAGATGGTTATGTTGCGTACCCAGATATTAATCCAGTAGTTGAAATGGTGGATTTGATTGAAGCTATGCGTTCTTATGAAGCTAATGTTGCTACTTTCAATACTCATAAAAATATTGATACGAAGACATTAGATATTTTAAAAGCATAAATTATGACTAAAGAAGTAGATTTTTTATCACTTGGCAAAGCTGCTGAAGTAAAAATTGACTCTAAAACAAATACAAAACTTGAAAAAAAAGAAGGACTTTCTTTATTTGATAGTTTAATGGTCAATAATCAAAAAAAAGAAACTTCAAAAGAAAAAGTAGAAACAAAAGCTAAAACAGATAAAAATCCTGAAAAAGAACTAACTGGAATATCAAAAGAGAGTAATGAGAAAAAACTTTCTGATGTTGATACAAAAGTTGAAAAAAAAGAATCAATTAATTTAGAAGCTAATTCAAAAAAAAGTGATAAATCTGAAATAAAAGAAGAAAAAAAGGATATAACTTCGAATGATAAAAAAACTTCACTCGAAAATGAAACTAAATCTGATAAAACTTCATCTAGTACCTCACTATTAGATCGTATGATTATTGAAGCTAAAAAAAATATAAAAACATTAGATAATGAAAAAGGTAATTTACATTCTAAAAAAGAAGCTGAAGTTAAAGAAGCTAATGTTGTAGATAATAAAAAAGAATCAAATGAAAAATCTACGAAGAATGAATCTTTATTAGATAAAATGATTAATCAGTCAAAAGAAATTATCTCTGAGAATAGCTCAAAGAATGATTTAAAAGATAATGATAGTAAAAATAAGAAAAATACTGAAAAAGAAACTGTTTCAAATCCTCAAATATCAAAAATAGAAAAAAATATTAAAGAAGAATCTTCTGTTAAAATCTTAGGAAAAGAAGATAAAAATGAAATTTCAAAAGAAGAAATATCTATAAAAATTGATTCTACAGTTGAATCAAAAGATGATAGTAAAAAAATCAAAAAAGATATGCCTGATTCAAAAAATATAGAATCTAAAACTGAGAATAAAATTGAAAAAACTATTTTGGAAACTAAAACAGATGTACAAGATATTAAGATTGAAAAAAATGTAAATACTGATGAAAAAATATTAAAAAAAGAAGATAATACAAAAACAGAAATAAAAAATAACGAAAGTGGTTTAGATAAAGATACTATAAAATCTTCTATAGAGACAACAGCTGTAGAAAAAAAAGAGATAGTAAATATTGATACAAAAGATGTAAAAGATACAAAAAAAGTTGAAATTAAAGAACCTGTAGATGTGAAGGATACAAAAAAAGTTGATATAACTTCAAAAGAAGATATAAAAATAGAAAAACCAATAATTAATGCTAATCAAGAAAAAATTGCAACTAAAAATTCTATTGATACTCCAACAAAAAATTTATCGAATTTAGATTCTGAAGCTATTGTTAAAGATGAACAAAGGGTAAATATAGATAAAAAAGATTTATTAAAAGAAAACCTTAAAGAAAACAATAGCTCAAATAATAAAGTATTAATGGATAAATTGGTTGATAATGCAAAAAATAGTATGCTTTCTTCTAAAGAGACTGTTTCTAATCAACCTTTACAAGAACAAACAAGTAATTTAAAAAGCAATGATGTAGTAACAAATATTTTTTTAAGTAATCAAAAAAATTCTATTTATAATCAAATGCTTTCTTCTAAGAAAGAAGGTACTCAAATTGTTAAAGAAGGTAAGAGTCTTGATGATGTAAAAAAAGGTGCAGAAATTCTGGATCTTGGACTTAAGAAAACTTCTGTTGAGATTGAGTCTGTAAATAAAAATATAAAAATAGATGATAAGTTTGATAATGATGCATTATTAGATAAATTAGCTTTTAGAAAGATGACTAATAGAATAGATAGTACAAATGTAAGTGCTAATATTGTTTCTTCAACTACATCTCAATCTGCTGAAACAATGGAACATGTATCAAATTTAAATGTTAATCCATCTTTAGCATTATCTATACAAAATAGAATTATAGGTGCTCAGCAACATATGTCTTCTATGATGTCCGATGTTGCAAGAAATATGTATCAAAACTATAAGCCTCCTGTAACAGCATTTAGAATCAATTTATTTCCTTCACAGCTAGGACATATTGCAATTTTAATGAAAAATGATAAAGATAATGGAATTAGTATTAGTATGAATATGTCAAACTCTAATACTTTAGATAGTTTTGTAGAAAATCAAAATGTTTTAAGAGAAGCATTAAATAGAAACTTTAATAACAATCAAACTACTTTTGAATTGGATTT
This genomic interval from Arcobacter sp. LA11 contains the following:
- the fliE gene encoding flagellar hook-basal body complex protein FliE — protein: MNISSITDSLGSIAKNNVNPVNKADDKTFDNMLKDAISEVNDSQVQGYKAMEGIATGNVKNLQEAVQKIEEAELSLKLALEVKNKALNAYKEVMRMQA
- the flgC gene encoding flagellar basal body rod protein FlgC, which encodes MGFFDGYNIATSGMSAQRTRINVVSANIANAKTTHTQDGTPYKKQNVVFEEILLQESKKTSTNETELNKNSDISLRGVGVKSIVEDDAKPVMRFEPSHPDANEDGYVAYPDINPVVEMVDLIEAMRSYEANVATFNTHKNIDTKTLDILKA
- a CDS encoding flagellar hook-length control protein FliK translates to MTKEVDFLSLGKAAEVKIDSKTNTKLEKKEGLSLFDSLMVNNQKKETSKEKVETKAKTDKNPEKELTGISKESNEKKLSDVDTKVEKKESINLEANSKKSDKSEIKEEKKDITSNDKKTSLENETKSDKTSSSTSLLDRMIIEAKKNIKTLDNEKGNLHSKKEAEVKEANVVDNKKESNEKSTKNESLLDKMINQSKEIISENSSKNDLKDNDSKNKKNTEKETVSNPQISKIEKNIKEESSVKILGKEDKNEISKEEISIKIDSTVESKDDSKKIKKDMPDSKNIESKTENKIEKTILETKTDVQDIKIEKNVNTDEKILKKEDNTKTEIKNNESGLDKDTIKSSIETTAVEKKEIVNIDTKDVKDTKKVEIKEPVDVKDTKKVDITSKEDIKIEKPIINANQEKIATKNSIDTPTKNLSNLDSEAIVKDEQRVNIDKKDLLKENLKENNSSNNKVLMDKLVDNAKNSMLSSKETVSNQPLQEQTSNLKSNDVVTNIFLSNQKNSIYNQMLSSKKEGTQIVKEGKSLDDVKKGAEILDLGLKKTSVEIESVNKNIKIDDKFDNDALLDKLAFRKMTNRIDSTNVSANIVSSTTSQSAETMEHVSNLNVNPSLALSIQNRIIGAQQHMSSMMSDVARNMYQNYKPPVTAFRINLFPSQLGHIAILMKNDKDNGISISMNMSNSNTLDSFVENQNVLREALNRNFNNNQTTFELDFNLQDQSSNSNQSNHNSENKENKENHSSNEILESITQNQDIGEDLNYL